In Arachis hypogaea cultivar Tifrunner chromosome 7, arahy.Tifrunner.gnm2.J5K5, whole genome shotgun sequence, the genomic window GTATGATTAGAGTTGGTGCCTTGTtcttattttgaattaaaaaatcataaaatttgatttattgtattaatctataacaatatataatatcaatatatgagtttggtgtccaatttttttttttcaattttgtcctccTTAATAATCTATCCCACTATATGTCAGTTGTACGTTAAAAAACACTTccactgcttcatcttctctcttaTCACATATATTCATGTTCTCTCTTatttcattcattcataatcactgAACTTCTATAATTATCTCTTTCCTCTCttactatttattatataaaattcctGTTACtccataataaaataatatttttcttttcttattcatcttcacTTGCATCCTTCTCACTTTACTTACATATAACATAAAATCTAATATAAGGATAATTGGTGTCTAAATTTAAGTTCCAATATTGTTCCTAAAGaaagatttattattaaaaaaatctttcattcagttaagttaaataaaaaattttctatccATTTCTCCACAATAATCTCACTATGATTTTTGTATTGTCTGTAAATTATCGttacagattttttttatttggatatattttaaagaataaaaataaaatagttcaatagggaccattttttaaaaataaatttacgcagaataatttttttcttatcatactttTCTAACATATCCTAGATATCTACGCAATATATAATGTCAATTGGCATCTAAATTTAACTTCCAATATTACGCTACAgaagtttattattaaaaaaattttttctgtACATCTATCAGTTACGTTGAATGAAAAAAACTTTCACACATTTTTTACAGCAACCTTATCAAGTGTTTTCTATTGGATATAAATTATTCATGCAGATTTTTTTATTATGGAtatgcttttaaaaaattaaaaataaaatagtttaacaggacaatatttttttaaaaaatttacataGAATAATTTTTGTACTCAGGATTCATTTTACATATAATATTCATTCATCTAAGTTCATTGATAAAGTaccttataaaaattatatttaagtaattttttatcttataactattttatatcttgagattcaaaattttgtatttttatttttattcaagctttatttttatgttttattttatttatgttaatgaAAAAGTATTAACATTAGTTTTAATGTTTaacttttaagataaataaaaagatgggatatttttttataaatttgataattaaaaaaattaattattatagaaCAAATTAAGTCTATTTCTTGACTACAAGAATATGcgcttgtttgggcgccattattttaataaaaaaatatcttttctcaataaaaaaaagatctttttttattttttagcgtgtttggcaaacttcgagttgtaaaagtaaaagtactagaaaaatcagaaaaatatcttttttgagaagttgtaatttacatctttttttaaaagatatttttttcttaaaaaaatatttttcatgtaataaaaaaaagtatttttatattgttatatccaaatataattgatagataaaaagatcctTTTGTATGAGATACCCAAACAtgaaattacttttactttttcataagatcttttaaaaaagatacttcgaaaaaagatcttttcttagaagctcacccaaacaaactctatatataatttattcttcaatgtaatcaaaataaatatatatttatttaattttttaaattttacattaattattaaaattacgaTATAATGGATGTactcttataaaaaataaaaatgacttcATAACTATTTTTTTCGGAAAAAACATGACTCAATGACCATAGAgtataatttaaaataagtaataaaaaacggacataaaatttaatttttttattatttggtataaaaataaatataataaaataaatttatgttCTCATAAATAATGACATAAAATTTAACATTATCCTTTTCTAGAGCCGTCTATTTTTGtagtttttatctttatttttgtactttattttaattttattaaaccaAAAAGTACTAATgttatttaactttaatttttaacttttatcataaataaaaatatgtgacTTTGAATgtattagataataaaaaaaactcataataaaaaaaaagtaaaatttactCATTCGTTGCAGTTATAGGAGTGTAGATGACTCAAATAAGAGTTACtagattttttttaacttttatttttaaagtagtcTGAGTGTAATAATTATGAACTAATATATGTTGGTAACTAATTGCGAttgaagataagatagaaagaatAAAAACGGAGGAATAAAGAGAGAACAAGCTAATATAAGAGTGATGGTGAGGCATATGTagatagataataataaaaaaaagaataatgaaaacaaaatttaaaaattctaaaagaataataagactaaagataatttaattaacatattgaatattaaattataagaaataaaaaattttaactattaaaattatgcAAGGGAAagagatatttaaatataaatttttatatctacttcaaattaaatataattaagaaataaataaatttacaaatatttataaattttatcttcattgttacaCATAAATATaattgagaaataaataaatttataaatatttataaattttatcttcattgttatacgtacactacaagaaaaatgcatatttgtaacaaaaaatattgttataaaacgtcgaaattttgaaacaaaagttttttgtaacaaaaaagggtccattgcagtaagttcctttacaaaaagtttttgtaacgaaaaatgaaactgttacaattcaataacatattttgtaacaattttttttgatacaaaaaaccagaagccgttacaatagtaacaaattttgatcttgaaggtatttttcgtgacagtcaatttttttcctatcaaaaaattttgttacaaaatgtaacatgattttctaacattttttttctttagttacgaaagcaaattaattattttgtaacaactttttttattacaaattacatgcataatttactaaattattttttaaattaactaatatattgacgcttttaataagcaagtttacatgtatataatatgcaaaaacatacataaatCAAACAAGATCATTTTAACTAAAATTgtcttgaaacaaaataacattagctagtgagtacattgattagttcaaccaaaacataaaagttctaacataaaagttcaaccaaaacataaaaattctaacatagattagtgtctcaatgcatcaaaacattcttgagccctcaaggtagtatatggtcaccatttcagcactcatgtaaataagaaaaactgaaacaaaaaagttaaaaacaagatataacactaattataattttttcactaagttttatccaaaatgtttagaaaaatttcagcagaacctcccctaaaacttggatatttctACCGTCCACGGTTCCAACAAACACAACCAATTCACAACTTATGTCTCAGTCATACCCAAAAggcaaaacaaataaacaaaaacaagTCCACAAAACCAACCAAACAtttgcaaacaaaaaaaaatagtcaaaattagCACCAGTTTTGGTTTCAAAATAGTACTCCATGCAATAACTTTTCACGTCATACTGCAGTTCAGATTTGATCTTGTATGTGTTTTCGGAATTCTCCAAGAAAATTGCACCTTTTCCCTAGAatcaaagaaaacaacaaaatttcATTAATAGAAATGTAAAGAATAGGAAAACACACTTGGTATACTAAACTAATAATATCTTAGAACTGAATATTAAAGATTTCAACATACATACTAGCAGCAACTAAACAAATTGTATTTACCATAATATAATCCAAATCAAACatacaatttatttaaaaagaaagttaatttttaaattcaagtcCTGAAACTTGAAATTAAACAAGCATACCAATAAATTATTAGAACAATCAGCCATCCAGAGACAACAAATTACCTCAATTTTAGAAACGAACCTACTTAGGATACACTTGCTTAGATAACATAAGCCTAGATAATATTGACATATTTAGGATACACTTGCTTCACCAACCAAGTAGAAAAGGAACTTGTTAGTTGTTACTTCTAATCCAAACATGAACAATACATATTGATGACAAAAAAACTGCAAATGAATCAATGAACATACAAGTATACAAGGCATTGTATGCCAAGTAAGGAACATactgcataaaagtaaaacactttcccatattaataattaaaaattagctAGAAACCTTACAGAATAATAAGGAATTAAGAAAACTTACAGAATTCAGCAAATGTAATAGAAAGTATAACAGCAGAAACAATGATAAGGGCCAATCTCCTACAAGCCATAGCTCATCTTTGTTAATTATctataaatatacaaataaaatggtatacatatagttaattattattattataacagcAGAAGCTGAATGATCTAATACAGAAGCCATCAATAGAGAAGAAAACTCAGAACATAGACAGTAAATCAGAAAATGGTGACACAACAAAGAGTGGTAGTGAACTTAAAGTGAAACCAATAAGCCAATCATCAATGTCAGCAAGAtaatcaaaaatagaataaaaaacaaaattagaatttaacaCTAATAATAACAAGTAATGCTCAAATGTGACATGAGAAAGCTTTTAACGCATACAGAGCTCCTAAGCAATCTTAGCTACTCATCAACTCCCTTGAGCTTGCCCTTCCCTCCTATCCGAAGCTCCTGATGGAAATCAACGACAACAATATTcccaaaaattaaaggaaaatcgAAATCAGAGGGGAGAACGCCCTTACCGGCAGTGAATCCCGGTGAGACAGCGCTATTTTCGGACGACAGAGGCCCAGTGGCATAACCCATAACAGCGGCGACGACGGTGACTCCACGAACGGCGACTGGGCGCAGCAGGGAGAACAGCGCCTCCTCCTTTTTCCTCTGTCTTCCTCTCTTCACGCGTCTGTCCCTCCTGTGCATCCTCAGCGTCGTCCGTGATGGGAGATGCGACGGCGGTGGAAGCTGGCAACGACCCGCTCGCAATGAAGACGACGACGGCGGCAGCTTCCCTCGGCGACAGCAGAATGCGAACAAATGGCAACAATGGAGGCACAGCAGCGCTCCTTCCTCGCGGAGCTCTTCCTCTCGCTCAACGTCTCCTCCTTCCTGATAGCGACACGACGGCGCGGCGGCAGTAATGCCCGCCGGCGCCATCCTCCCTCTTCCccctctccttctcttgttctctgATTCCAActtctccctttctttttctttctttctctctccgttcttccctttctcttgctgtgtgtgtgtgtgtgtttttgtgtTTTGTGAGTGCATAATGGAAAAAAGGGGGTGTGACGGCTAGGGTTAAGATGAGTGAGTGGGTGTGACCGTGTGAGTAGGGTTAGaataaaattagagttttttttttttttgtgacttaacaaaattagggttagaatttttaatttgagaattaggaattatttttgaaaaaaatataaaattaaaattttttagataaattgaaatttagtaattttaattaaatatagagtattaaatatttatgaaaattatataaagtttaattaattttaaactcaaaattttattgctttgatttaattactttttgataaataatattttaaaaataaaatcatgaataATGAAAATGAGGATTACCAttagggtttttattttttacatttatttttattttttaattttaactatttttatttatgtttaataattcatttatttaatttaaaaaattaatttttagtcaacATTTAAGACTTAGttattagtaaaaattatatattaattgtataaaaaatataagataatatatactatttttaaaaattaatcatttaatcttgaatttttttataaaacataattaattaataaaaataatattttaaaatattaaatgtttaaaacaaaataaaattatcttaaaaatttaaatattttaaaataattttttttagttacgaaaattcttgtattttctgacaaataaataatttgttacaaataatattgaatttcgtgataaattaattttttgttataaaataattagagtttttgaaacaaatggatattttgttacaaaatattttaaacttttgcaacaacttcatcttttgttataaaatattataaaattttgtaacaaaatatcgtTTCGTTACAAAAGCCAatataatttgtaataaaaaattaaattgttacaaaataataaaacgttttgtaacaaaattatattgttgttacaaaacattattattatgtaacaattactaatttttgttacaaaaaactaattttttgtaacaaatttaaatttgttacaaagtTTTTGTTATAAATGTTTCATTTTCTTGTAGTAATGGTAACAACATAATGATTTTAGTATTatacctaaattaatttaaattcaattattttatatattaaagaaattaaataactaataaatttttttatttttatttaattattgtatacaaaatttttgaatgcttgatattttaattttttttaaatgataaaatatgatttaacaagtaagtatgaaaaataagtatttttataataattatacatctagatatctaaatcaaacaaaaaaataatttttttaacaaatttttaacaACTCAAAAGTTAACACAATGGATATGTATGGATCAAagtgataaacaaaaataaaagctgCGATAATGGTAATATCATATGGTGGTAATTGATTGCGATCGGGgctaatagaagaagaaaaaaaagagagaataaaaTAAGGCAACATAATAGTGACGGCGAGACAATAATAGTTATacgtataaaaaaataataagaaaaattaatagtgtataatatgatgagatgatataatcaaaataaaattaataattttgaaacaataacaaaattaaagataattaaaaatgttcaatataagattaaagaaataattttttatctattagaattatgtataaaaaaagaatgttttgaatatgaatataaatttttaaaattattttaaattaaataagatttaaaaataaataaatttaatatataaataactaatttataaataatgttataaatttttatcttgacAAATCAcataaaataacaacaaaatttttttaatttaagtttatttattttatattttttatatatattaaataatttaaaatattttatatttttataatatattttttaattattgatattaaatttataattttaaaaataaaaatataaaaatatctttttaactcaatagaaaagcggctAAACAGGCACTGTCGTACCTGTTGAGCTGCTAGTATGTATAACTAGAGTAGATGCCTTGCTAGGAACATATCTTATGTTAGTTACTGTTTTAAATCATATTAGTTGTTAATATTTACGTTGAGTAACTAATATTAGttggtattttattttttattagtggtTAATATTTAACTATGTAgatacattttttaaatattgggTTTAGAAAATAAATGCATAACCATATATTTATCacatttgaaaaaataatttaataactttaatttattaatttaaccaaaaaatattagtaatttaaaatgtcagttgatattttaatttatttttatttaaatattctattttaatatgagttgtatattaatttattttttaatttaatagagGCCTCGTCTCCTATATTTTAGGAGAGTTAGTCAAATTCTTACACCAACAGACATCATTCTTCCTTATCTGAGGGAGGCAAGGTTTTGCGACACAGTGCAACTCAGAGATTTTGTGTTTGACAATATCCTGATTTCTGTATTCGTGGAGCATTGGTGTTTAAAAACCCACAATTTTCACCTGCCTTAGGTTGAGTGCACGATCACCCTACAGGATGTTGCATATTACCTTGGGTTGCGCACCAATGAAGAGTCAGTGGGTAGTtgcttgaggaattttcagacaTGGTACCAACACCTGACATGCGATTAGTTAGAGGAGCTCTTCGGTGCTAAGCCTCCACATGCTCAACAATATGGGGAGCAGAGGAAGGAGTCCTTTTCGATCAAGCTCACGTGGCTTAGGGACAGGATACAGCATATGCTAGCTGGTGTAGATCCGGCCACTGTCTGATAGTAAACGAGGTGCTATATATTGCTAATGATTGGGGATTACCTGATTATGGATAAGTCGAACAATCAGGTTCACATTAGGCGGTTTTCCTTGCTAGCAGACTTTGATAGGTGCCGCAACTTGTCTTAAGGTTTTGTCATGCTTGCATGGACGTACCACTCGTTGTGCTCTACGACACATCGAGCCACTACGGACATTGTTGGGTGCATACCACTGCTGATGTCATGGATATACGCTCGACTTTTGGCATGGTACCACCGGACATGCAAACACCGACTTTTCCATTGGCTATGAGGTATACATTTGTTATAATTTCATTTGTCAATTTTCTTCGTAGTTAAGTTTATTTTCTCATTGCATAACTTGCTATTGTTATATATGGTTGTAGGTTGATAGATATGTCTAGCAGAGCAGAAACCAGTTCAATGGGAGACTCCTTTGATGGCATCTTTGGCTAGACCAGTTTTCACTCGATGCGGTAAGAAATCTTTCTTTCATATAATAATTTACTGCATAAATTTAGCTGAATAATTGCATATAGTGATTAAAATCTTTCAATTTGATTTGCAGTTTCAGTGGACGCCATATGATAACCCAGCATTATAAGCTTTGACGTTGGACTGGCTATGAGATGACTAAGAGAAATGGACATAGAAGGGTGTAGTATCCATTTGTTTTAATTATGTTGAGTTTCACCATGCTGACAAGGTGAAATCTCAGTTCGAAAGCCAACAGCTAGTTCCTATGGATCTGGTCAATGTCAACAAGTACATCTTCAACACTAGCGGAGGAGAGGACGTATGGTGGCCCACTCGTTATAGGGAGTGGTATGACAGATGGAGGGTTCAATTCGAGGAGGGACATATGATCTCCTTGCTTCCATAGACAAACTACTAGTCCACACAAGAGTATTGAGACTGGTGGCAGGTTGTTTGCTGAGTTCGGTTGCTATCTGATCAGGATGTGCTCGACAACCCTATACTATTGACTCTTTTTAATGAGTGCAACCCACTACCACACAGCCTAGGGAGGTGCTAGACCTTTGACGTGATGCACCTAGTAGACGTGCTAGGCAGTCTCATTTAGTCACACGGAGGCTAGATAGGAGAGAGGGGTGCGAGAGGCCCCGAAGGATTTAGGGGGCTCGGAGGGAGAGAGCCAGGCAGCGCCGAGAGTGCTTAGATGTAGAGTTTGAGGAGGAGGCCAAGTATGCGCAACAGGAAGATCTCGAAGACATACCGTAGGATGCTGATGGGTTATCATGGTCGCcgccaccaccatcaccaccaccctcTCCCACCGGTGACACAGCCACCGTCCCATGTTGATGACCCTTTCAATGCCCTACCTGGCTAGGTTGATCTTGGAGCATAGAGGAGTGGTCATCATGGGGCATCAATTGATGAGATCCAACTCAACAAGGTCTTATAGCTGTATACCACCGACTAGGATACCATGCAAACTCTTGTAGACCAATTTTGAACGAGTATGGAGTAGAGGATACATTAGGGTATCCACTCTACCGTTGCACCGGTAGTGACGTCTGTGTGGGTCCCTTATGTGT contains:
- the LOC112703570 gene encoding uncharacterized protein, producing the protein MHSQNTKTHTHTQQEKGKNGERKKEKEREKLESENKRRRGGRGRMAPAGITAAAPSCRYQEGGDVEREEELREEGALLCLHCCHLFAFCCRRGKLPPSSSSLRAGRCQLPPPSHLPSRTTLRMHRRDRRVKRGRQRKKEEALFSLLRPVAVRGVTVVAAVMGYATGPLSSENSAVSPGFTAGDWPLSLFLLLYFLLHLLNSGKGAIFLENSENTYKIKSELQYDVKSYCMEYYFETKTGANFDYFFLFANVWLVLWTCFCLFVLPFGYD